One genomic region from Patescibacteria group bacterium encodes:
- a CDS encoding cob(I)yrinic acid a,c-diamide adenosyltransferase, with the protein MATGKGYIQVYTGKGKGKTTASLGLLIRALGRGRKVAVVYFDKGGENYGEREILRKLGVEYFATGLDRVNPRTREFRFGVLPEDIKEAERGLKIAEDLFTKNYNLIILDELGLAANLKMLPVADIIKLLDKKPEHLELVITGRDCPQEILDSADLITEMKLIKHYFYQGVPAREGIEY; encoded by the coding sequence ATGGCAACAGGCAAAGGATACATTCAAGTTTATACCGGCAAGGGCAAGGGGAAGACCACAGCTTCTCTGGGCCTGCTTATTCGCGCTTTAGGCAGGGGCCGAAAGGTGGCAGTGGTCTATTTTGACAAGGGCGGGGAGAATTACGGTGAGCGCGAAATTTTGCGGAAATTGGGCGTGGAATATTTTGCTACCGGTCTGGACCGCGTTAATCCCCGGACGCGGGAATTTCGTTTTGGAGTTTTGCCGGAAGACATTAAAGAAGCGGAACGCGGTTTGAAAATCGCCGAAGATTTATTTACTAAAAATTACAACCTGATAATTCTAGACGAGCTTGGTTTAGCGGCAAATTTAAAAATGCTGCCAGTCGCGGATATTATAAAATTGTTAGATAAAAAACCGGAGCATCTGGAACTGGTTATCACCGGCCGTGATTGCCCGCAAGAAATTTTAGATAGCGCGGATTTGATTACCGAGATGAAATTAATTAAACATTATTTTTATCAGGGCGTGCCGGCGAGAGAGGGGATAGAATATTAA
- a CDS encoding FAD-binding oxidoreductase, with product MPDYKAKITKIEKLAPQVLSLYLQPQEKINFQAGQYILVKIPQHDIYRAYSLFSTPEENQIRLCIQLIPNGKASGYFAAIKEGEELEFKGPFGSFILEEAPEYIFAATGAGLSPLRCMIKELLQNGSKKPIHLFLGRRYEEDIFLTDELEELKKKYPNFSYTPTLTRPTSAWPGATGRVTEHLAKLKNYKNKKFYICGQPDMVNDCVAILKENGVETKDIHFEKFN from the coding sequence ATGCCGGATTATAAAGCTAAAATTACCAAAATAGAAAAACTGGCGCCGCAAGTTCTCTCTTTATATTTGCAACCGCAAGAAAAAATAAATTTCCAGGCCGGCCAATATATTCTCGTGAAAATTCCCCAACATGACATTTATCGCGCCTACTCTTTATTTTCCACGCCCGAAGAAAATCAAATCCGCCTCTGCATTCAACTTATCCCCAACGGCAAGGCCTCGGGATATTTCGCCGCCATTAAAGAGGGTGAGGAGCTGGAATTTAAAGGACCCTTCGGTTCTTTTATTTTAGAAGAAGCGCCGGAATATATTTTCGCGGCCACCGGCGCCGGACTTTCTCCACTGCGGTGCATGATTAAAGAACTCTTACAAAACGGGAGTAAAAAACCTATTCATCTTTTTTTAGGGCGACGCTATGAAGAAGATATTTTTCTTACGGATGAGCTTGAAGAATTAAAGAAAAAATATCCCAATTTTTCCTATACCCCTACCCTCACCCGACCGACTTCCGCTTGGCCGGGAGCCACGGGCCGAGTGACGGAACATTTGGCAAAGTTGAAAAATTATAAAAATAAAAAATTTTACATCTGCGGCCAACCCGATATGGTCAATGATTGTGTGGCCATTCTCAAAGAAAACGGCGTAGAAACCAAGGACATTCATTTTGAAAAATTTAATTAA
- a CDS encoding Rrf2 family transcriptional regulator: MFTINRQSDYGLRLMVELAKNKDKKPVSLRKFAEKYGISFLFLQRLAGKLRQAKLIRSMRGSGGGYILTKKPAQIKLGDIFRALEGKVAVMRCLKGGKSCPAISACSTKKILFRLNCDINKALNKIKLSDFK, encoded by the coding sequence ATGTTTACGATAAATAGACAATCTGATTATGGCCTGCGGTTAATGGTGGAATTGGCTAAAAATAAAGATAAAAAGCCGGTTTCTTTGCGGAAATTTGCGGAGAAATACGGTATTTCTTTTCTTTTTCTTCAGCGGCTCGCCGGAAAGCTCCGTCAGGCAAAATTAATCCGGTCAATGCGCGGCTCCGGCGGCGGTTATATTTTAACAAAAAAACCGGCTCAAATAAAGCTCGGGGATATTTTTCGGGCGTTGGAGGGCAAGGTGGCGGTGATGCGCTGTCTGAAGGGCGGCAAGTCCTGCCCGGCAATTTCCGCTTGTTCAACCAAAAAAATTTTATTCCGTCTGAATTGCGATATTAACAAAGCTTTAAATAAAATAAAATTAAGCGATTTTAAATAA
- a CDS encoding cysteine desulfurase family protein, whose protein sequence is MKTKKEIYLDHAATTYLLPEVEKAMAPYWQKNYGNPSSLHSKGRGALVALDGAREKIAKIFNCRGSEIIFTGGGTESDNLAIFGVAREHQKKGKHIITSKIEHHAVLHSVEALRKEGWEITYIGVDKDGLVNPEDVYRAIRPETVLVSIMYANNEIGTIETIADIGRAILKYRKEHNTVYPYFHTDACQAAGALDLDVGKLHVDLMTINGSKIYGPKGVGVLYKKKIVKIKPLIYGGAQEFGLRAGTENIPGIVGVAIALELAQKNKDKENERLIKLRDELIAGIEKSIPNVKLNGHREQRLPNNANITILGIEGEALLLYLDNEGIYVSTGSACTSTNLDPSHVIVALGLPYEYAHGSVRFTLGKRTTEEDIEDVLRILPGLVEKVRAMSPIKACSLVKGKLAQIKK, encoded by the coding sequence ATGAAAACAAAAAAAGAGATTTATTTGGACCATGCGGCCACCACCTATCTTTTGCCGGAAGTGGAAAAGGCGATGGCGCCGTATTGGCAAAAAAATTACGGCAATCCTTCCAGCTTGCATTCCAAGGGCAGGGGAGCACTCGTCGCTCTTGATGGAGCGCGCGAAAAAATTGCCAAAATTTTTAATTGCCGCGGCTCGGAAATAATTTTCACGGGTGGGGGGACGGAGAGCGATAATTTGGCAATTTTTGGCGTGGCGCGCGAGCATCAGAAAAAAGGCAAACATATTATCACCTCCAAAATAGAACATCATGCTGTTTTGCATAGCGTGGAAGCATTAAGAAAAGAGGGCTGGGAAATTACTTACATTGGAGTTGATAAAGATGGCTTGGTTAATCCCGAAGATGTTTATAGGGCGATTCGCCCGGAAACGGTTCTTGTTTCCATAATGTATGCCAACAATGAAATCGGAACCATTGAGACGATTGCCGATATTGGTCGGGCAATTTTAAAATACCGTAAAGAGCATAATACGGTTTACCCGTATTTTCACACTGACGCCTGCCAAGCGGCTGGCGCTTTGGATTTGGATGTGGGAAAACTTCATGTTGATTTAATGACTATCAACGGCAGTAAGATTTATGGGCCCAAGGGCGTGGGAGTTTTGTATAAGAAAAAAATAGTTAAGATTAAGCCCTTGATTTACGGCGGAGCGCAGGAATTCGGATTGCGCGCCGGCACGGAAAATATCCCGGGGATTGTCGGAGTGGCTATCGCTTTGGAATTGGCGCAAAAAAATAAAGACAAGGAAAATGAGCGTCTGATAAAATTGCGCGATGAGTTGATTGCCGGAATTGAAAAATCTATTCCCAATGTCAAATTAAACGGCCATCGCGAGCAGCGCTTGCCCAATAACGCCAATATAACTATTTTAGGCATTGAAGGCGAGGCCTTGCTTTTATATCTTGATAATGAAGGAATTTATGTTTCCACTGGTTCGGCTTGCACTTCCACAAATTTGGACCCTTCGCACGTGATTGTGGCCTTGGGATTGCCATATGAATACGCCCATGGCAGTGTGCGTTTTACTTTGGGCAAGAGGACGACGGAGGAGGATATTGAAGATGTTTTGAGAATTTTGCCCGGGTTGGTGGAGAAAGTCCGCGCTATGTCGCCGATAAAAGCGTGTAGTTTAGTTAAGGGCAAGCTGGCGCAGATTAAAAAATAG